One stretch of Methanomassiliicoccales archaeon DNA includes these proteins:
- a CDS encoding glycosyltransferase family 4 protein, which yields MIYPEPNFKTLEIVSGMQNLNAIRLEFENLSDKINKMDSSPSKLRITMIGTLPPLKGISRYCYFLCSALSNLVDIEFVSFRKLYPNFLYPGGVDTEKKSEELIMKFRRRNDLHGYNPLTWLKTGIYCSGDVVHAQWWSPLLFPAYFTILILARVRCKRVVITVHNVIPHENTKIGKVLTSMLLKFADFIIVHSDSNKEILFKEYRNLDRDHVFVVPHGLLSFPNAPYDKRKAKDILGIPISAKAILFFGNIRPYKGLKNLIKAMEKVTKTLPNTMLIIAGHCWEDWHEYERLIKELNIEDKIIVRKGYVEPMDVPLLFAATDLVVLPYETFDAQSGVGLAALNYCKPMIVTAVGGLPELVLDSISVVEPKNHELLASRIIMILRDPRLLSKLEEDSKKIREEYGWQRIAEITYRIYEELLRPTEK from the coding sequence ATGATATACCCAGAACCGAACTTTAAAACATTAGAAATTGTGAGCGGAATGCAGAACCTGAATGCTATAAGATTGGAATTTGAAAATCTATCCGACAAGATAAATAAAATGGATAGCTCTCCTTCAAAATTGAGAATTACAATGATCGGAACACTCCCCCCATTAAAGGGGATAAGCCGCTACTGTTACTTTCTTTGCTCCGCATTGTCCAATTTGGTAGACATAGAATTTGTCTCTTTTAGGAAATTGTACCCCAATTTTCTCTATCCAGGAGGAGTTGATACAGAAAAAAAATCAGAAGAGCTGATTATGAAATTTAGAAGAAGGAATGATTTACATGGTTATAATCCATTAACCTGGCTCAAGACAGGGATTTATTGCTCTGGAGATGTGGTACATGCGCAGTGGTGGAGTCCCCTTCTTTTTCCTGCATATTTTACAATCCTCATATTAGCTAGAGTCCGATGTAAGCGTGTTGTTATTACCGTTCACAATGTGATACCTCACGAAAATACGAAAATAGGAAAGGTTCTAACTAGTATGCTGCTCAAATTCGCGGACTTTATCATTGTTCATAGCGATTCGAACAAGGAGATCTTGTTTAAAGAGTACCGCAATTTAGATAGAGATCATGTTTTTGTTGTACCGCACGGGTTGCTTTCTTTTCCCAATGCACCTTACGACAAAAGGAAAGCAAAAGATATACTCGGTATTCCTATCAGCGCAAAGGCTATCCTTTTTTTTGGAAATATCAGGCCATATAAAGGCCTAAAGAATCTGATTAAAGCTATGGAGAAAGTTACCAAAACTTTGCCGAACACAATGCTTATAATAGCAGGTCACTGTTGGGAAGACTGGCATGAATATGAACGATTGATTAAAGAACTCAATATCGAGGACAAAATCATTGTTAGGAAAGGATATGTCGAACCAATGGACGTACCTCTTTTATTCGCAGCGACTGATCTTGTGGTTCTTCCATATGAAACATTTGATGCCCAAAGTGGTGTTGGACTTGCAGCATTGAACTATTGTAAACCGATGATCGTTACTGCGGTGGGTGGGCTCCCTGAGTTGGTTTTGGACTCTATATCAGTTGTCGAGCCGAAAAATCACGAATTGCTAGCAAGTAGAATAATAATGATTCTGAGGGATCCACGATTATTATCAAAATTGGAAGAAGACTCTAAGAAGATTAGGGAAGAATATGGATGGCAAAGAATCGCAGAAATAACTTATAGGATATACGAGGAATTGCTACGACCAACAGAAAAATGA
- a CDS encoding glycosyltransferase, with protein MISSLPPSRKYGGAEEFCRKLSMKLSQSGIEVAILTSNMRSEEFPVKELSENIEIIDELKVVKNRVVRKSIADYFHLKNIEILRNVVREIKPDIVHFHNVYGAGTNLFAAAAESLPTIATIHDYWPFCFNSIMIRSGCICSLDCWKCKFPIAGITRLIKMKHLQKVFLVAPSDYMFSKLTKAGYNNVRRIYNGIDLPDEIILPKYDKRMLFVGRITEEKGVKLVCEVSRLTEIPLDVIGDGKMLQSLMAEYKDAKVISFRGFVENVEQEYLRGGVMVFPSIWPENLPTAPLEAMSFGLPVVASRIGGLPEIVQDGQNGKLFEPGSLKDLILSVEYVLDSVNYSRLSSNCISFLRQKFDWRHTLSEYMNVYRDAINCFSSSSKR; from the coding sequence ATGATCTCTAGTTTGCCCCCCTCAAGAAAATACGGTGGCGCTGAGGAATTCTGCAGGAAATTATCTATGAAACTATCGCAAAGCGGAATAGAAGTTGCAATTCTTACTTCGAACATGCGATCTGAAGAGTTTCCGGTCAAGGAATTATCCGAAAATATTGAAATCATCGATGAGTTGAAAGTTGTTAAGAATCGAGTAGTGAGAAAATCTATTGCCGATTATTTTCATCTCAAAAATATAGAAATATTGCGTAATGTAGTGCGAGAGATCAAACCGGACATTGTTCATTTTCATAATGTGTATGGAGCTGGGACAAATCTCTTTGCAGCAGCTGCCGAGAGCTTGCCAACGATTGCGACCATCCATGATTACTGGCCTTTTTGCTTTAATAGTATCATGATAAGATCGGGTTGTATCTGCAGTTTGGATTGTTGGAAATGCAAATTCCCTATAGCAGGAATTACGAGATTAATCAAAATGAAACATCTTCAGAAGGTCTTTCTCGTGGCACCGAGTGACTATATGTTTTCAAAACTCACAAAAGCTGGATATAATAACGTGAGGCGAATTTACAATGGAATCGATTTACCAGATGAAATAATCCTTCCTAAATACGATAAAAGAATGCTTTTTGTAGGAAGAATTACTGAAGAAAAGGGCGTAAAGCTCGTATGCGAAGTCTCAAGGCTCACTGAGATACCACTGGATGTTATAGGTGATGGCAAAATGTTGCAGTCATTGATGGCCGAATATAAGGATGCTAAAGTAATTTCTTTTAGAGGATTCGTCGAAAATGTCGAACAAGAATATTTAAGAGGGGGAGTGATGGTGTTTCCATCAATCTGGCCAGAAAACTTGCCAACTGCTCCTCTTGAGGCTATGTCCTTTGGTTTACCGGTTGTGGCATCCAGAATTGGCGGTCTTCCAGAAATTGTCCAAGACGGTCAAAATGGCAAGTTGTTTGAACCCGGATCTTTAAAGGACTTAATTCTTTCCGTCGAATACGTTCTTGATTCGGTCAATTACTCAAGGCTCAGCAGTAATTGTATTTCCTTCTTGAGACAGAAGTTTGACTGGAGACATACTTTGTCGGAATACATGAATGTTTATAGAGATGCGATTAATTGCTTTTCCTCGTCCTCGAAAAGATGA
- a CDS encoding glycosyltransferase family 4 protein, which yields MSDKSNKETIIIVCPFNPFPPYFGGAARVFNLARFLSDYFYVIIVCNDLVQVDCCERDSQFYMHALEREGVKIKMVKAFSRYSQIFNPLLAFYLLLAIKTSKARVVLVEFPWLGFISLIVCRITGAILIIDEHNVEFQRFERIKKGNRISRFLLKLYEGFLLRSAAKVFCVSKPDRELIISTFKVPKERVLLVRNGVDSAVLRMNACDKLTSRKKIGLPIHDPVYLFHGKLDYAPNKQAVDIIKRELAPRVKKFHPSALFVIAGDNPPLDVCNDPTFIFTGIYPNIAELISGCDVVICPLKSGGGTRIKILEAIFCGRPVVSTGIGAEGLERDSFGDWLQITDDWDKFSELMVKLATRPNEFKYLIPYDLHEYDWRYIVRGVVNDILSYLEKGSITVP from the coding sequence ATGAGTGATAAATCGAACAAAGAAACAATTATAATTGTTTGTCCCTTTAATCCGTTTCCTCCATATTTTGGTGGGGCAGCAAGGGTCTTTAATTTGGCTCGATTCCTTAGTGATTACTTCTATGTAATCATCGTTTGTAACGATCTGGTTCAAGTAGATTGTTGCGAAAGAGACTCTCAATTCTATATGCATGCTCTTGAAAGAGAGGGTGTCAAAATAAAAATGGTGAAGGCTTTCTCTCGATATTCACAGATTTTCAATCCTTTACTTGCTTTTTATCTACTACTTGCAATAAAAACTTCCAAAGCTCGAGTTGTTTTGGTGGAGTTTCCATGGCTCGGGTTTATCTCATTGATTGTTTGCCGGATCACTGGTGCAATCTTGATCATTGACGAACACAACGTCGAATTTCAGAGATTTGAAAGAATAAAAAAAGGAAATAGGATTAGTAGGTTTTTGCTAAAATTATACGAAGGCTTCTTACTGCGTTCTGCCGCAAAAGTTTTTTGCGTGTCTAAGCCAGACCGCGAGTTAATCATCTCAACCTTTAAAGTACCGAAGGAACGCGTTCTGCTTGTTCGTAATGGGGTGGATAGCGCGGTGTTGCGTATGAATGCTTGTGATAAGTTGACGTCGAGAAAGAAGATCGGTCTACCTATTCATGATCCTGTTTATCTTTTTCATGGAAAACTAGATTATGCTCCAAATAAACAAGCCGTTGATATAATTAAGCGCGAATTAGCTCCTCGTGTAAAGAAATTCCACCCATCTGCATTATTTGTTATAGCCGGCGACAATCCACCCCTTGATGTTTGCAATGATCCAACGTTTATTTTTACAGGCATCTATCCCAATATCGCAGAACTGATCAGCGGATGCGATGTGGTAATATGTCCTTTGAAAAGTGGTGGAGGTACGAGGATAAAAATACTTGAAGCCATTTTTTGCGGAAGGCCTGTTGTATCAACTGGAATTGGTGCTGAAGGATTGGAAAGAGATAGCTTTGGAGATTGGCTTCAGATAACGGATGATTGGGACAAATTCTCCGAGTTAATGGTTAAGCTCGCGACCCGTCCTAACGAATTTAAATATTTAATTCCTTACGATCTGCATGAGTATGACTGGCGTTATATCGTGAGGGGGGTCGTAAATGATATCTTATCTTATTTGGAAAAAGGCAGTATTACTGTTCCGTAA
- a CDS encoding DUF1616 domain-containing protein — protein MFEMITSILAFVLVLLLPGLIWTYAIWPEKNGSRDRLSFGERIIFSYLISLVTVPLLIIGFNVFFGMRISATSTFLSVGIVSALGLLGVSYNKKRNRMIGDD, from the coding sequence ATGTTTGAAATGATCACATCAATTTTAGCATTTGTATTGGTGCTCTTGCTCCCTGGCCTCATATGGACCTATGCGATATGGCCTGAAAAAAATGGTAGCAGAGACAGGCTGTCCTTTGGAGAAAGAATAATTTTCAGTTATCTCATATCTTTGGTTACCGTTCCACTTCTTATTATTGGATTTAATGTATTCTTCGGTATGAGAATTAGCGCAACATCCACATTTTTGTCTGTTGGAATAGTATCTGCTCTGGGTCTCTTGGGAGTTTCATATAATAAAAAAAGAAACCGAATGATCGGTGACGATTGA